One Campylobacter sputorum genomic window, AGAAGGAAATACTGGTTCGTTATTACTTCAACTTTTAGAGCAAAGACTTGATAATGTGGTTTATAGAATGGGATTTGCAACAACTAGAAGATTTGCTAGACAACTTGTAACTCATGGACATGTATTAGTTAATGGAAAAAAATTAGATATACCATCTTATAGAGTAATACCTGGAGAAAAGATAGAGATTGCTGAAAAAACTAAAGATAATGCACAAGTTAATAGAGCACTTGAGCTTACAAATCAAACAGGTATTGTTGCTTGGGTTGATGTTGAAAAAGATAAAAAATATGGTATTTTTACTAGAATTCCAGAAAGAGAAGAGATAGTTATTCCTGTTGAGGAAAGATTTATAGTAGAGCTTTACTCTAAATAATAGCGAGGTAAATTCATGAGAAAAATTACCACAACAGCTTATATGCCAACAGAGATAGAGGTTGTAAATGTAAGTGAAAATGTTGCAAAAATTATTGCTTATCCTTTTGAAAAAGGTTATGCGGTAACTTTAGCACATCCATTAAGAAGACTGCTTTTTACAAGCACAGTTGGTTATGCGCCAACTGGCATAAAGATAGAAGGTGTAACGCACGAATTTGATAGTATGCGTGGTATGCTAGAAGATGTTGCTCATTTTATTCTAAATCTCAAAAATTTACGCTTTAAGATTAAAAGTGATGCTCAAA contains:
- the rpsD gene encoding 30S ribosomal protein S4, which produces MSRYTGPVEKIERRLGASLSMKGERRLAGKSALEKRPYAPGQHGQRRAKVSEYGSQLREKQKAKFMYGISEKQFRGLFKEAARREGNTGSLLLQLLEQRLDNVVYRMGFATTRRFARQLVTHGHVLVNGKKLDIPSYRVIPGEKIEIAEKTKDNAQVNRALELTNQTGIVAWVDVEKDKKYGIFTRIPEREEIVIPVEERFIVELYSK